Proteins from one Acropora muricata isolate sample 2 chromosome 9, ASM3666990v1, whole genome shotgun sequence genomic window:
- the LOC136928759 gene encoding uncharacterized protein yields MVTQQLDASSQGVSWYVRAGRREVKRYGTLFTCTVSRAIHIEVVYTMETDSFLQALRRVIARRGRIRELRSDQGTNFVGAENELKRSFQEMDDERIKAELLKHNVDCIRNPAMASNFGGAWEQQIRSVRNIMAALMKQHGHSLDDESLQTLLCEVEAIVNSRPLTTESLTDPLSPLPLTPSTLLTGKTKLSVPPPGKFQREDIYCKRRWRHVANEFWSRWSKEYLQSLQARQKWTRQRRNFTEGDIILLKDDNTCRNKWPMARVIAARRDHQGKVRSVTVQPATGSVLSRPINKLVLLLESPEDRPGIPDEEPKDHL; encoded by the coding sequence ATGGTAACGCAGCAGTTAGACGCTTCATCTCAAGGTGTGTCATGGTACGTTAGGGCAGGCAGGAGAGAAGTCAAAAGGTACGGAACCTTATTCACTTGTACGGTCAGTCGTGCGATACACATTGAAGTTGTATACACCATGGAAACAGATTCGTTCTTACAAGCACTACGGCGCGTTATCGCTCGAAGAGGACGGATACGAGAACTCCGCAGTGACCAGGGGACCAACTTCGTTGGAGCTGAAAACGAGTTAAAGAGATCATTTCAAGAAATGGATGATGAGAGGATAAAGGCAGAGTTGCTTAAGCACAACGTCGATTGCATCAGAAACCCCGCTATGGCAAGCAACTTTGGAGGTGCATGGGAACAACAAATACGATCAGTACGGAACATTATGGCAGCGCTTATGAAGCAACATGGTCACAGCTTAGACGACGAATCGTTGCAGACTCTGCTATGTGAAGTCGAAGCCATTGTAAACAGTCGTCCTCTTACTACCGAGTCCTTAACTGACCCACTGTCTCCCTTGCCACTAACGCCAAGTACACTTCTCACCGGCAAGACCAAACTTAGTGTTCCTCCTccagggaagtttcaaagagAAGATATTTATTGCAAGCGACGTTGGAGGCATGTTGCAAACGAGTTCTGGAGCAGATGGAGCAAGGAATACCTACAGAGTCTACAAGCAAGACAAAAGTGGACACGCCAGAGAAGGAACTTCACTGAAGGCGATATCATTCTCTTGAAGGACGACAACACTTGCAGAAACAAATGGCCCATGGCTAGGGTCATTGCTGCACGTCGAGATCATCAAGGAAAAGTCAGATCAGTAACAGTCCAGCCTGCAACTGGATCAGTGTTGAGTCGACCGATTAACAAACTTGTGCTGTTACTAGAATCACCCGAGGATAGACCGGGAATCCCCGACGAGGAGCCAAAGGATCATTTATGA
- the LOC136928760 gene encoding uncharacterized protein encodes MIQEICHGKDWDEPIDGEVLAKWERWRSQLPLLKQLDIARNFKPLHFRRIVTAQLHNMSDASQTGYGQCSYLRLVDENGRNHFSLVLGKACVASLRSVTIPRLELTAATESVRVANVLKEELDYEELQDFYWTDSKVVLGFHVYVANRTQFIPDQTSADQWRYVESESNPADEGSRGVNAKDFIRIRGLEFLWQTEDHWPRQGLYENEIQESCPEVKKVTANTTVIEEYGIMLSRFERLSSWQRLKTAIALCMEYKRRLRKSISTADKKTPVDESSRINGRSCKTESYLAADIIVQDLEQAEVEILKIVQRDAFDKEVKTLKESHAQTEGARKDRQCAKEKKALLKKTSSLHTLDPYLDVTRVLRVGGQITKADLTDSLKNPVILQKLVISPG; translated from the coding sequence ATGATTCAAGAGATCTGTCATGGAAAAGACTGGGATGAGCCTATTGATGGGGAAGTTCTTGCCAAGTGGGAAAGATGGAGGAGTCAGTTACCGCTACTTAAGCAGCTCGACATCGCAAGAAACTTCAAGCCTCTTCATTTTCGAAGAATTGTTACCGCACAGTTACATAACATGTCAGACGCATCACAAACTGGATATGGGCAATGCTCTTATCTCAGATTGGTTGATGAAAACGGTAGGAACCATTTTTCTTTAGTACTGGGTAAAGCATGTGTGGCATCACTGAGATCAGTAACTATCCCCAGACTTGAACTTACAGCAGCTACCGAGTCAGTAAGAGTTGCAAACGTACTGAAAGAAGAGTTGGATTACGAAGAACTTCAGGACTTCTACTGGACAGATAGTAAGGTCGTCCTCGGATTTCATGTATACGTTGCAAATAGAACACAGTTCATCCCTGACCAAACTTCAGCCGACCAATGGCGATATGTGGAGTCTGAATCCAACCCGGCAGATGAAGGATCAAGGGGAGTGAATGCCAAGGATTTCATACGGATCAGAGGCCTAGAATTCTTGTGGCAGACGGAAGATCATTGGCCTCGACAAGGCTTGTATGAAAATGAGATCCAGGAGAGTTGCCCGGAAGTTAAGAAGGTCACCGCCAACACTACAGTAATTGAAGAATACGGAATCATGCTAAGCAGATTTGAAAGATTGTCCAGCTGGCAAAGGTTAAAGACTGCAATTGCACTCTGTATGGAATACAAACGGCGTCTAAGGAAGAGCATCAGCACCGCAGACAAGAAAACCCCTGTTGATGAAAGCTCTCGAATTAACGGACGGAGTTGTAAGACCGAAAGTTATCTTGCTGCAGACATTATCGTTCAAGACCTAGAACAAGCAGAAGTAGAAATCCTTAAAATCGTACAAAGAGATGCCTTCGATAAAGAAGTGAAGACCTTGAAAGAATCTCATGCCCAGACAGAAGGCGCGCGTAAGGATCGACAGTGTGCTAAAGAAAAGAAGGCCCTTCTGAAGAAAACTAGCAGCCTTCATACTCTTGATCCCTACCTGGATGTTACCCGAGTGCTTCGAGTAGGAGGCCAGATAACGAAGGCTGACCTGACAGACAGTCTTAAGAACCCCGTTATCTTACAAAAACTGGTCATATCACCGGGTTAA
- the LOC136928761 gene encoding uncharacterized protein, which yields MTVHLFGAGSSPGCSNFALKRTAEDGEREFGARAAEALKKNFYVDDALKSVPTEKDAMELIQAVKGMCAKGGFNLTKFVSNSREVMSSVPPEDRAKEIKGLDLSIDKLPIDRALGVH from the coding sequence ATGACAGTGCATCTCTTCGGAGCTGGCTCATCACCAGGTTGTTCTAACTTTGCTCTGAAACGCACAGCCGAAGACGGTGAAAGGGAGTTTGGTGCAAGAGCTGCCGAAGCACTAAAGAAAAACTTCTACGTTGACGATGCACTAAAATCGGTTCCTACAGAAAAGGACGCCATGGAACTCATACAAGCTGTTAAAGGGATGTGTGCAAAGGGAGGATTTAACCTCACAAAGTTCGTCAGCAACAGTCGAGAAGTGATGAGCTCGGTACCGCCTGAAGATAGAGCAAAGGAAATCAAAGGCTTAGACTTAAGCATTGACAAGTTACCAATAGACAGAGCGCTGGGCGTACACTGA